In Flavobacterium sp. 83, the genomic window TTGCTTTTTCTTCATAGTTACCTACACTAAAAAAATATTTTATATTCTCCGTCGCTCCAGAAATAGAAGCATTATTTTGAGTATAAGATCCTGTTCTAGTAATAGCATCAAACCAGTTCGTATTCACTGGTTGATTTTCAGAAAAAGTTGAAGTTCCTAAAGCAGCATTAGAATAACGTGCATACGGATCACTTCCCGCCATTTTAACTGTTCGTAATGGCTTTCTAAAACCAGAAAAACTTTCTACCTCAACAGTCACTCTATCGCCTTTCCCTTTTTTAGTAGTAACAATAATTACCCCATTTGCAGCTCTAGTACCGTAAATAGCCAATGCAGAAGCATCCTTCAAAATCTCATAAGAAGTTATATCATTAGTATTAATGTTATTGATATTCTCGGTAGGCATACCATCAACAATATACAAAGGAGATCTACCACCAATGGCAGTACCTAAACCTCTAATAACTACAGAAGGTGAACTTCCTGGTAAATCAGAAGAAATAACTTGAACACCTGCTGCTTTACCTTGGATAGCTTGAGAAGCATTTAAAACTTTAGTTTTAGATATTTCCTCCGCTTTCAATGAAGTAATTGAAGTGGTATTATCAATCTTTTTTCTCGATCCATAACCTATGACAACTACTTCTTTCAATTCAGTGTCTTTAGATTCATTTAAAGTGATACTCATATTTTCAGAAGTAACCTTTACTGATAAAGCATCAAAACCTACCATACTTATTTTAAGTACCTCACCTATTTTGGCTTTGATATTAAAATTACCGTCAAAATCAGTATCAGCCGAAGTTTTAGAATCGGCAGCAACAATCATTGCTGCAGGAATCCCAATTCCATTCTTATCCGATACTTTCCCTTTAATTACTTGTCCAGACATATAAGCCGGAAGTAAAATGAGTGCTAAAAAGCTAAAAATAAAATTTCTCATATATTAATAATTTGTTAAAGTTAGTGGGACCAAATTAGATAATTACAACGTTATAGTAATCATAACGGAGTTACTACATGAATACATCAAAATAGTAAAATACAGTAAGAAATCTATATTTCAAAGCCACTAAGAGAGGGATATGAGTAGCGTACTACATCGTTATGATGTAGTAATGATGTAGTAGAATTTCGCAAAAATTTAATTGAAATAATATAATATCTATAAAAATAGAGGCTGATTTATATCGTTAATAAAAATTTGGAAAGATTTTCATCCTGAACCAAGTTTAATTTCTTTCTCAAACGATAGCGATGCAGTTCAACACCTCTGAAAGAGATATTCATCATTGGCGCAATTTCTTTGGAAGAAAGATTCATTTTTAAATAAACACAAAGCTTAACATCCTTTGAAGTAAGGTTTGGAAATTTCTTAGAAAGATTAATTATAAACTCATTATGAATTTGATTCAAATTTGTTTCAAATGTTTCCCATTCATGTTTATTAACAGCATTGATTTTTATGGCTTTTTTGATCTCGCTTTTTAATTTATTAAAATCCGTTTCAGCATCTAAAATTCCCTGAATATTCTCTATCATTTCACTTTGTTTCGCAATAGAAAGCGATTTTCCGGCAACTTCTGATGATTTTGACTGTAACTCTAATTCTAGAATGTGTTTTTCATATTCTTGTACATTCAACTCGTTTTCGGCTTTTAATTCCATTTCCAGAATTTCCTTTTGATGCTTTAATTCTTCCTCTTGTAATTTCAGTTTCTGAATGTATTTCATCTTATTCCATTTATAATATAGGTATAGTATCAAACCTATAAAAATCAGGTATACCAGAATCATCCAAAAAGAAAAATACCATGCATTTGCAACAATAAACTGAAAACTGGATACTTTGATATAATGCGATCCATCGTTACGATAAATTGTTACATCGTGTGAACCACTAATAAAATTATTTAAAACAATCAGTCCTTCGTTTATAGGAATGAATTCTTTCGTACCATTAATTTTATAAAACAAATCCGGTTTTGTAGCTCCATAAATTCCAGATATCACATGTATTCTAAGCTCTGAATTATGCTTAATTTTTGATGTGTTTTCTACTAAAAGGCCATCGTTAAAAGCTTCTATCTTTATATTGCTTGTTTGCTTATTTTTATAATTTAATTGAAGTGAGATAAAACCATCATCCAGGTTTAGTAGATAACTATTATTATTTTTAAATACTTTCAAATTATCATTGATGATTTTTCCTTTATAATATTTTTCTTGAATGCTATTCTTTATGAATTGATTATCATTAGTGTAAACATGATACAAAAGTCCTCCCTGAAGTACCATGAAATTGTTTTCATCAATGGTAACAATATCTGATACGTTTTGGAAATTGCTGTTAAACAATTCATTTCCTTCTAATTGATTCGTTATTGAATTGTAGGTATACCATGATTTATTAATCAAAAAAAGAATTTCATTTCTGAACTCAAATATTTTCACACCAAAATCATTACTTATTTTACTGCGCTGGGTAATATTATCAACACGTACTGTTTCATAGGCATCATTATAAAGAATTCGATACAACCCCCTATTATTATCCGCTGCCCAAATTTCATTTTTCCTGTTTTGAGCAACATATTTTATAGGTTTCAAAATCTTTTTTAAAACAATATTTTGCTTTAAGTCATTAGCATCATTATAGATAATTACACCGCTGTATGTGGCTTGCAAATAGGAATTGTTAATACTGCTTTTTGCTAAATTCCAACCTCCATTTACCGTACTTAATTTATAAAATAATCCATTATCATAAACAAAAGTTCCTTCGTTGTGACCTATAAGATATTTGTTATTTATTTTACTGATATTCCAGGCTTGTCCTTGTGTATTTGGAATCAATGAAAGTTGTTTGTCTTCATATTTAAAAACACCATGATTTGAAGCCATTAAATAACCTTTTGGAGTGCTGGCAACAGAATAAACAGAACCTAAAATACCGGAACTATCATAAAAAATTGAAGTAGGAGAATTGACTTCGATATGTGCAATACCATTATCGAGTCCCAACCATAAATCATTCTCTTTGTCCTGACCGATACTTAAAATAGAATTGTTCATCAAGACATTATTTCTATTGATGTTTTTATAAGAACCGTCATTTAAATCGAGAACATAAACTCCTTTATTTGCTGTTCCTATTACAAGTTTATTGCTTTTTATAAACTGGGCAACATTGATGTTTGCGACTTTCAAAATGTCATTTAAGGGATTTTTCCAAGGACTTAAAACATTATTTTCCAAAACATAAACTCCATTTTTTTTAGTGAAAAAATAAATTTTATTTTGGTGTTTTTGAATGGCATGAATAACATTATTCTCTAAAACAGCCCATTCTTTTACTTTTTCGATTTTTGAATTCTTTATTTTATAAATTCCTTTCTCAACTGAAGCAACTAACAATTCATTGCCAACTGGAAAGCAATAGGAAATCAAAAAATCAAATTTATTTTCTTTAATACCTTTTCCATCATACAGAAAAAGCCCATTGAAGGACTGAAAGTAAATTTTGTTATTAAACTTAAATATCTTCCAAATTTCTTCATTGTTGTTTTCATCAAAAACCTTATTGCCTTTGGAAATAGAAACATAATGCATCTTTCCATCTTTTCGAAACCAATATCCAAATTCTTTATAAGATCCAGAGTAAATCTTATCTCCATCAACCATTATAGACCGAATTATTGTTTTGTTAGGCAACGTATATTTCTCCCATTTTACGCCATCGTAACGTAACAAATAATAATTATTGGCAAAATACATGGCATCATCATTCCCTTGCGCAACATTCCAAATCTGATTATCTCCCTGATAATCAGATTTGCTGTAATTTTCGACAAATGGAAGTAACTCTTGAGAATAAAGCGGGAACGAAAAAAAATATAATAGGATTAAGACAGTAATTTTTGCTTTCAAAATGCGGTTTTTTATCTTCAAATATAAACAGATTTCTTAAATAAAAAGTATAAAAAAAGCTTCCCTAATGAGAAGCTTTTTTATAAAAATATATTTCCTAATTGGTTAGTAATTCAAATACCTGATTCGCAATTTCAATTTCTTCATTGGTAGGAATAACCAAAATTTTTGTTTTAGAATCTGATGTATTAATTTCTCGAATTTCCTTAGAACGAATTTCATTTTTGCAATCGTCTAATTCTATTCCAAAATAATTCATATCCGTACATACTAGTTTTCGAATATAGGAAGAATTCTCCCCTATTCCTGCTGTAAAAACAATGGCATCAAGCCCGTTTAATACTGCCGTATAGGAACCAATATATTTTTTAATTCGGTATGCATTCATGGCTAAAGCCAACTGACAGTCCACATTTCCGTTCTCCGCATTGGCTTCTATGTCTCTTAAATCGCTGTAACCGGTAAGTCCCAGCATTCCGCTTTGCTTTTGCAACATCGTATTCACCGCATCAAGCGAATACCCTAACGAATTAACCAGATAAAAAATCACAGATTGATCTACATCTCCGCTTCGGGTTCCCATAATCAAACCGTTCATTGGACCAAAACCTAATGTATGGTCGATACTTTTTCCGTCTTTTATGGCTGTCATGCTACACCCATTTCCTAAATGTATCGTAATAATTTTCGAGCCTTTATTTATTGATTTTTGTTTCAAATAATGAATCGCATTTTCAGAAACATATTTGTGACTTGTCCCATGAAAACCATATACGCGTATTTTATTTTCAGTCAAAAGATAATTAGGCAACGCATATTTGTGTGCCACAACAGGAATCGTTTGATGAAAAGCAGTATCAAAAACAGCTACTTGTTTTGCCAAATTGAAAATTTCTTCGGCCACATTTATTCCTTCTAAATTAGCCGGATTGTGCAACGGTGCCAAATCAAAAAGTTGTCTAATCTTCTCTTTTACTTCTCCGTCAATAATTACCGTATTCGAAAAAGAACTGCCACCATGAACCACGCGATGCCCAACAGCTTCAATCTCATCTGTACTCATTATCACTCCAACAGTCGCGTCCATCAACAATTGAGCAATTAACATTAAACCAATTTTATGGTTTGCAATAGGCAACGTTTCTTCTAATTTAGTATTATTAGTTACGTAGCTTAGATTGGATGTTTCCAATCCTATTCTATCAATCATCCCCGAACAAATAACTTCATTCGCCGGCATATCTATTAATTGATATTTTATGGAGGAACTTCCCGAGTTTATAATTACTATTTTCATTTTTTTAAAGTTGCTAAGGCACTAATTTTATGATTCCCTGAGTCTTTTCACTAAAGGATCAAAGAAGCAAAACTTATAATTAATAATTCACAATTCATAATTGATTTATAATCCTTGTGCTTGAATCGCTGTAATCACGACTGTATTTATAATATCATCTACTGTACAGCCTCGGCTTAAATCATTTACGGGTTTGTTTAATCCTTGTAACATCGGACCTATTGCTAGTGCGCCAGTTTCCCTTTGCACCGCTTTATACGTATTATTTCCTGTATTTAAATCTGGAAAAATCAAAACGCTGGCTTGTCCTGCCACTTCTGAATTTGGCATTTTACTTTTTCCAACAGCCATATCGACTGCGGCATCATATTGAATGGGTCCTTCAATTTTTAAGTCGGGACGTTTTTTTCTAACTATCTCTGTTGCCGTTCTTACCTTATCTACTTCATCCCCTTTTCCCGAAGAACCAGACGAATAGGAAAGCATGGCAATTTTTGGTTCTATTCCAAAAGCTAAACTAGAATCAGCCGATGAAATGGCTATTTCTGCCAGTTGTTCTGCAGTAGGATTTGGATTGATGGCGCAATCCCCAAAAACAGAAACACGGTCTTCTAAACACATGAAAAATATTGAGGAAACCACTGATGAATTAGGTTTCGTTTTAATGAATTGCAAAGCCGGTAAAATAGTATGTTGTGTGGTATGCGCGGCACCAGAAACCATTCCGTCTGCATGACCTTTATAGACCATCATCGTTCCAAAATACGACACATCTTCCATCAAATCTTTGGCCATTCCTAGCGTTACATTTTTTGCTTTTCGCAACTCATAATAGGTATTTACATAGTCATCATAATGTTCGGATTCGATTGGATTAATAATTTTAATTTTAGAAAAATCAAAATCTAATCCCAGTTCCGAAACTTTACTTTCTATTTGTTTTTTGTTTCCAATAATCGAAATATCAACTACGTCCATAGCTAATAATCGCGATGCGGCAATAATAATTCTTTCATCGTCACCCTCAGGTAAAACAATGTGTTTTCTATGTTTTCGGGCTCTTTTTACCAAATTGTATTGGAACATTTTTGGCGTCATTCCTTCCGCTTCAAAAGTGATTAACTTTTCGGATAAGTTATCTAAGTCTACATATTTTTCGAAAGTATGTATAGACGTTTCTATCTTTTGTTTATTATTGGCGTAAATTTTAGATTTAATGGAACCTATTTTATTGGTAATATAATACGTTCCTTCTTCCACCGCAAAAATAGGAACGACCGGAGAAAGTCCTTCAATTAATTTTAGAATACTCTGTTCAGGCAATATATTTCCCGTAAGCAGTATTCCTGAAATTGTTGGATAATTCACCGATTCATTCGCCTGAAGTGCACCAAGAATAATATCAGCTCTGTCACCAGGCGTTATCACCAGACTATTCTCTTTCAAATGCAATAAATAATTACAAAGTTGCATCGCGCCCACGCTAAAATTACCCGTTTGATTGTTTAAATAAGCGGCGCCAAATAACACTTTAGCATCTAATTTGTTTACAATTTCCTGAATTGTGGGATTATTCAAATTAGAAATTAAAGGAATTGAATTGACCAAAAGCCCCGCAGGCAAACTTTTTCTCAAACCAGCAGTTACTAACCCTACATTTTCAAGCTGCACTTTATTAGCGATTACAGCCAAAACTTCCACTTCCTTTACTTTGAATGAATCATAAGCAAGGTAGAGACTGTCAATTAATTCTTCCAATGTTTTCCCTACACCTGAACCCACAATTATAGTTGGGATCCCTAGATTTTTGGCAATAAGAACATTCATATCCAATTCGATAACGGTTCCTTCACCACTAAAACCGGTTCCTTCAACTAAAACAAAATCGAAACGCTCTTCTAATTTTTTATATTTTTCAATAATCAAGTCGAGAACCTCCCCTATTTTTCCTTTGTTCTTCTTTTTGATTAATTTACTTTTTGTAATAGCAAAAGCATCCTCAAATTGAATATCCAAGCCAAAATGACCAATCACCGTTTCAATGTGATTATCAAACCCTCCTTCTTCAAAATCTTCTACAATAGGTCTAAAATAGCCAACTTTGGCAGTCTTGCCAATAAGCATACTCATCAACCCTAAAGTTATAATAGACTTGCCGCTATTTTGTTCGCTTGTTGCTATATATATGGCTTTGTTCATCTTTTTAATTTTATATTTTTTCCCAATATAAATTGGATATATCCCTTTCTAATTATTAAAACCAACGTCTTTTTTTAAAATAAATAATCATTCCAATTACTATTAAAATCATAATTCCAATAATTGTATAATACCCATCGCGATAATGCAATTCAGGCATAAACTCGAAATTCATTCCGTAGACTCCAACAATAAAAGTAAGCGGAATAAATATTGCCGAAACGATAGTCAGGGTTTTCATAATCTCATTCATCTTATGCGTTTGTGCCGAAAAAAAGAAATTAGAGGCACTTTCCAGCGAACCCATATCGGATTCAATTTGTTCAAGAAGTTCCAAGCTCTTTTGATGCAATCGAGCAAAAAAACTAAAATTTTCCATTTCCATTGCATTGAATACATTATCATCTTTTATGCTTTTTATATCATACAAAGAATCCCGGAGCGGAATAATAGATCGTTTCAAAAAGTTAAAATTGTCACGATGTTTCTCAATTCGCTCCAGAATTATAGGATCAGCGCTTTTCTTCGAAAGATTAATAAGATCTTCTACTTTATCTTCTTCGTTTTCAATGGTAACATAAAAATTCTCCATGATAGCGTCCAAAAGTATGTACAACAAATAATCTACTTTTTTTGTTCTAACAATTCCCGAATGAGTCCGAATTCGCTCCCGAATATGAATGAAAAAATCACTACGTTTCTCCTGAAATGAAATTAAGATTCCATCTTTTATCAAAAAACTAATTTGCTCCACACTAATATTATCTGAATCTCCGGCTGGCAAAAGTGATTTTATATTAAAGAATAAAATATCCGATAGTTCCTCCAGTTTGGTTCTTCTGGTTGTATTTAAAATATCGGCAAGCATGAAATTGTCTATTTCAAAATAATTGCCAATTGATTTTATTAATTCAATATTATTTAAACCATGAATATTCAACCAATTCGTTTTTTGAGTATTGATGTATTTATCCAGATCTGAAACTTTAAAATCCTCAAATTCTATCAAATCAAAATTATCATAAACAAACAACTGCATTTCTGAATCATGACTTCTATGAATCCCTGTATATTCAAGATTATAAGGTTGCAGTTTCTTGCCTTTCTTGTATTTAATTTTTCTCATTCTAACTCATTTTTACAGTAATATTACGAAAAACTTTTCCGAAAATATCAGTTGTCTTAGCTTTAGCTTTTTCTAGAAATAAAACTCTCTTTTTTATTTATTATTTTGAAAAAACAAATGTATTTAGAAATTACAATTGCTTTTATGAGATAAATCATATTTCTTTTATAAAATTCCATAAAAAAAACCGAGTAGAAACATACTTTGCATCTACTCGGTTTCTTCATATAAAAAACATATTTATTTATTTTTCATCAACATAATCCTGCAAATAACTGAATCTTGGTGTTAATTTCCCTTTTTCGGTTATTTTTGCTCTTTGTAAAATGCCGTCTTTATCTCCATTAAAAAATGCCGGAATTACATGTTCCATGAACATTTCTCCAAAACCTTCACTCGCATCTTTGGGCAATTCACAAGGTAAATTATCTACAGCCATCACCACAATTGCAGCTGGGTGAAAAATATCGACTTCTTTATTTTCAGTTGGCGAATAGCCGTACAAAGGCTCTGCAATTGTCGATGATCTTAACGTACAGGCAATTGGACCATTGACATCACACGAAATATCTGCAACGACTTTTATTTTACAATCTTTGGATTGGAGCATTTCCCGTGTCAAAATTACTGGAGCTTCATTGGCATGAAAATGACCGGTAATATAGATATCAGAAACTGTAGTAAATCGTTCAAAATTGGACACATATTCTTGCGGATTCTCATAAAAATCAGTAAAATCTAATACTTGTCCGTCTTTGCGTTTATTGTATTCTAAAACATCGATCTGAGTGTAAACGGGCTGTGTATAATTCTTAGTTAAGTAATTTTCAACTGAAACCTCCTTAACTTTCATGGCATCCAAAATTTCTTTAGCACCACTACCTACTTTACCTGTTCCAGTAATTACAAATTTTAAAGGAGGCAATACCAATCGCTTCAAATGTGCGATTAGTGCTTCCTTACCAGAAAGTGTATCTGCTTTAGGTAATTTGAACAATTCGAATTTTAACCCAAAGGCACGAATACTATTGTAAACACCAACAATTCCAGCATATCGACCAAAACCAATTAACCTTCGATTATGAGAATCTACAATAGTTTCATGATCGTATAAATCAATGTTTTTCGCTAAAATTGCTTGTAACAATTTTCTGTTATACGGTTGTTTTTTGATCGTATGCGAAAAAAAGAAATAGGCTTTATTAGGAATTAAATCTTCCACAGGCACTTCTTTCACGCCAAAAAAAACATCACAATCACTAATGTCATTTGTAACTTCGATTCCTAAATTTTTATATTGTTCATCAGTAAAAATTCGAATATCGGAACTCTCAACTTTTATAGAAGCATCTTGATAAAGTTGTTTTATTCTTGCTAATTCATCTGGAGAAAAAACAACTCTTCTGTCTGGTGGGTTTTTTCTTTCTTTTATAATTCCGAACTTCATTTTTTATATTTTTAAACCAAATTAATATAACTTATTCAATTGTATTTGTTACAAATATAACAATTTTAAACAAATTGACTTATTTTTTAAAATAAATTTTCAAGTGTAAAGCCAATTAAAAGCTGATGTCCAAAACAATACAAAAAAACAATTCCAAAGCGTTAATAAAATACTGTTAAGGTTTCGGAAAAAAGAGGAGTCAAAAGGGATTGATTCTATATATTTGTTGTTCTAGTAAAATGAAAATGATATTTATAAAAAAAGCAAATATACTACAATTACTCTTCCTACTATTCGTTTTGAGTTCTTGTACCAAAGAGAAAAAGAAAATAGAATTAAGTGATGCCCAACTCCCAAAGAGTACATTACCTAAAATGAAACCTTTAACGAATGAAAGTCCTAAACTAACTGCTGAATATATTGAGTCTAAAAAAAGATCTATCGAGGCTTTTTACAATAGAACTTGGCCCAATCATAGTGCAAACGGTAGTTTTCTTGTAGCTCAAAATGGTCAAATAATTTATGAAAATTATGAAGGTTATGCTAATTTTAGAGAGAAACGATTAATAACAAGTACAACGCCACTCCATTTAGCATCTGTGAGCAAAGTATTAACTGCAACAGCCGTACTGAAGTTAATAAATGCTAAAAGAATTGATTTAGACCAAAAAGTTAATACGATACTAAAAGAATTCCCTTTTCCGGATGTCACTGTAAAAACACTGCTAAACCATAGAAGTGGCATGCGCAATTATGCTTATTTTACGGATCGAGATAAAACAGTTTGGGACCGACATAATAGATTGACTAATCAAGATATTTTAACCATTATGGCGACTAAAAATATTGGATTAGAATCTAAAACAGATACTAGATTTAGCTATTGCAATACTAATTATGCCATGTTGGCATTGATAATTGAGAAGATAACTAAGCTTCCGTATAAAGAAGCGATGAAACAGATCATTTTCAAACCACTGGGAATGAAAAATACTTATGTTTTTGACTATGAAAAAGATAAAGATAGTATAGCACCGTCATACAAAGGAAATGGTGTTGAGATAGGAAAAGATTATTTGGATGCAGTTTATGGGGATAAAAATATATATTCTACACCGCGAGATTTATTAAAATTTGACCGAGCGAGAAATTCTCCCAATTTCTTATCACCAAAATTGTTTAAACAAGTCTTTACGGGTTATAGCAATGAACGTAAAGGAGAAAAAAATTATGGTCTTGGTATTCGAATGATCAATTGGGAAACGGGACAAAACTTCTATTTTCATAATGGCTGGTGGCATGGTAACACCTCATCTTATGTTACGTTACAAAAAGAGAAAGTCACTATAATTGCCTTGTCAAATAAATTTACCACTAAAACTTACAAAGTGAGAAAACTGGCTATGTTATTTGGAGATTATCCATTTCATCTGGACAAAGGCGAAAAAGAGGAATGATTTTTGTAGAACACATACAAGTTTAGCAATAGATAATCAAGTTTTAAATTGTATCTTTGCAAACTCAAAATAAAAGGGGTCGACTGGTTTTGACAGCAAGTCGAATTGAAAAGTAAGCACGCCGAGAACTGAGACAATTCTCGCTAATAAAAGGTTTCAAAACACATACACGGCGAAGGAAACTACGCTCTTGCTGCATAATCTGAATTATAGTAAGATTAGCCTCGTCCTACCAGGTAGGAAAGCAGGATTTACCTCGAAAGCTTTGGTTTATAGCGGTCGATTAAGGTGAATCGTAAATTTAAACCTAGATTTCCATAAGCTTCCGGTGGATTTCGAAATTAAGAAGATAAGCGATGTGTGGCTGTTCCTGGCCAAACACAAAGTCGAAAATCTAATCAGGAAATAAACGTGTAGAAAGCTTTTTAGTTGCTTGTTTGGACCCGGGTTCGATTCCCGGCGACTCCACAAAAAACCCTGTAAATAATTAATTTACAGGGTTTTTTATTTGTTTTAATTTTTAATTTTTGTCACTTTCTTCTCTTTCACAAACAATCCAGCCGTATATTTTTCATACAACTCAAACAAAAACTCCATCCGTTTCGCTTCACTGCTAAAGGTTTGTTTACTGTAAGCAGCATCAACAGCTTTATCCAATTCATTATGCGATTTTACTAATGCTGGCGGCATGGTCAACAGGCTATATAAATCAGCTAAGGAACTAGTAGGGAATAATGCTCGAACATCCAAAACGTTTTGCGCTTTTTCTTCAATAGTTTTTATTTGCTTTTCTGATGGATTTTCTGGCCAAGGAAAATTATTGTAAACGATATCTTTTGAATATCTAAAATCACTTTTTAATCTTCCACAAGTGGTTTTCACCCATGCCATGTGCATTTGTGACATTAAGATTCCAAAATGGTATAAATTACCGTTTGGAATTATTAAGCATAAATTACTAGCAACTACATTTGAATTTTCAAATCCAATAGGAATATATTTTCTTCTTTCCGATGAAACACTTGGGATTATTATAAAATCTAATCCTTTTGGCTGTGTTATTTGTGCAAATAAGTGAGGTATACTTGCCAATTGCGGTCTTGAAGAATTTTCTCTAATTTTTTTTACGTTTTGAACTCTTTCTAAAACTAATTTTAATTTTTTTAATTCATTCGGTTCAATATCTTCCAACCATAAACA contains:
- a CDS encoding serine hydrolase, which encodes MKMIFIKKANILQLLFLLFVLSSCTKEKKKIELSDAQLPKSTLPKMKPLTNESPKLTAEYIESKKRSIEAFYNRTWPNHSANGSFLVAQNGQIIYENYEGYANFREKRLITSTTPLHLASVSKVLTATAVLKLINAKRIDLDQKVNTILKEFPFPDVTVKTLLNHRSGMRNYAYFTDRDKTVWDRHNRLTNQDILTIMATKNIGLESKTDTRFSYCNTNYAMLALIIEKITKLPYKEAMKQIIFKPLGMKNTYVFDYEKDKDSIAPSYKGNGVEIGKDYLDAVYGDKNIYSTPRDLLKFDRARNSPNFLSPKLFKQVFTGYSNERKGEKNYGLGIRMINWETGQNFYFHNGWWHGNTSSYVTLQKEKVTIIALSNKFTTKTYKVRKLAMLFGDYPFHLDKGEKEE